The following are encoded in a window of Mycobacteriales bacterium genomic DNA:
- a CDS encoding tetratricopeptide repeat protein — protein sequence MLTALPLERAAVCEHLTDPRMVTERATEYTVGRLDGAAGEWTVAVVETRAGPVSAAVHVGRAIEVFSPDVLLFVGVAGGVKDVGLGDVVAADAVYDYEAGKDAETFARRGAADKPAYRLVQRALGVARDQRWLERIKPSRPLRLPAAMVGPIAAGNKVVASTDSATFALIRRDYSDALAVEMEGSGFLRAAYEYETPAIVVRGISDLVDGKVAAKDELWQPIAARHAAAFAIELLATLEPGRADGGRRWRPPPEYVAPDRPEPLVVAFAPVDRSWATWTARVLRESGYDVALREEAVRAEGTLGLGGADVATTGLGADEATARAELLDRAATVRPPDRVAAPAERFADGPRFPAAMPPIWHVPVPRSVRFTGRSGELRALAEALASRETTAVVQTIAGLGGIGKTTLAVEHAYRRSGDYDVVWWVRAEDPTVLAADIAALAGPLGLVSGAFDQSESLAAVRRWLEGHSRWLLVFDNAETPEAVEPYLPRRRTGHVLVTSRNQHWPDADMLPLAVPPEDEAIQLIRRRAETLSEPDARRLAEAVGRLPKALEVAAAYIRATGCPVDEYLTRIDVAGLFKASFVRVDEDADAAALLDACALLAPEDIPRPLLVRLVGDAARTDKAIRTLRAYSLVDVAGDAVSLHRLVQHERRDRIGPERMAAARARVVRALDEALPERHDDVAAWPTFARLLPHVLTAVPGSESAAAVSVLARAGNYQLEVADFAGARATSERALTIAESTAGPADPGTAATLGNLAMVLEALGDAAGARPLLERALAIREAALGPAHPEVATDLSNLAMVLYALADTAGARPLLERALAIDEAARGPAHPEVATDLSNLAMVLRALGDAVGARPLLERALAIDEAALGPAHPKVATDLSNLAMVLRALGDAVGARPLLERALAINEAALGPGHPRVATTLSNLATVLYALGDAVGARPLLERALTIDEAALGPAHPEVATTLGNLALVLKAVGDAPGARPLLERALAIEEAALGPAHPKVATIVGNLATVLHALGEAVGARLLLERALTIDEAVLGPAHPKVATDLGNLALVLKALGDAAGARPLLERALAIEEAALGPAHPKVATALGNLALVLKALGDAAGARPLLERALEIKEAALGPAHPAVATTLGNLATVLAALGDAAGARPLLERALAIHRRIAPDGRDAERTAARLAALDENATRERHRVAVDLANALLAARIVAEPDDLDVRAAAVVVPTPQGPVTVQVVAPARLDAGALVTPPPGHGLVVVADAVPEWFRHELRRRGWGWLDRRGHLRVVAPGLDIETDLATATTRQRRRRLFSAVGTDVAFELLVHPEEKATVRGLARATGRSPSQVSTVLAAFRENGFVTADGAVAATELFPELAAHWRPERHHVDALPQPGDPVLASEQWVLTDTAAAVAWGVPLVTRADAPPDFYVPSEDVLRHARRVLGEIVPGRHACTVAMPPARGVLRHAVPGDDGRLRAHPLAVALDLATDSRGREALASWDPPAGYLRVW from the coding sequence GTGCTCACCGCGCTCCCGTTGGAGCGCGCGGCGGTCTGCGAGCACCTGACCGACCCCCGCATGGTGACAGAGCGGGCGACGGAGTACACGGTGGGGCGCCTCGACGGCGCGGCCGGGGAGTGGACGGTCGCCGTGGTGGAGACCCGCGCCGGGCCGGTGTCCGCGGCGGTACACGTCGGCCGGGCGATCGAGGTGTTCTCCCCTGACGTCCTGCTCTTCGTCGGGGTGGCCGGTGGTGTCAAGGACGTTGGCCTCGGCGATGTCGTCGCCGCTGACGCTGTCTACGACTACGAGGCCGGCAAGGACGCGGAGACGTTCGCGCGGCGGGGCGCCGCCGACAAGCCGGCCTACCGGTTGGTGCAGCGCGCGCTCGGCGTCGCGCGCGACCAGCGGTGGTTGGAGCGGATCAAGCCGTCGCGACCGCTTCGCCTCCCTGCGGCGATGGTCGGCCCGATCGCGGCGGGCAACAAGGTCGTGGCGTCGACCGACTCGGCGACGTTCGCGCTGATCCGGCGCGACTACAGCGACGCGCTCGCGGTGGAGATGGAGGGGTCTGGGTTCCTCCGGGCCGCGTACGAGTACGAGACGCCGGCCATCGTCGTCCGCGGGATCTCCGACCTCGTCGACGGCAAGGTCGCCGCCAAGGACGAGCTCTGGCAGCCGATCGCCGCGCGGCACGCGGCGGCGTTCGCGATCGAGTTGCTCGCGACGCTGGAGCCGGGGCGGGCCGACGGAGGCCGGCGCTGGCGGCCACCGCCAGAGTACGTCGCACCGGACCGGCCGGAACCGCTCGTGGTCGCGTTCGCGCCCGTCGACCGGTCGTGGGCTACATGGACGGCGCGGGTGCTGCGCGAGAGCGGCTACGACGTCGCGCTGCGCGAGGAGGCCGTGCGGGCGGAGGGGACGCTCGGCCTGGGCGGTGCCGACGTCGCCACCACCGGCCTCGGTGCGGACGAGGCGACCGCGCGCGCCGAACTCCTCGACCGCGCTGCCACGGTCCGCCCGCCGGACCGTGTGGCGGCGCCGGCCGAACGGTTCGCCGACGGGCCGCGATTCCCGGCGGCGATGCCGCCGATCTGGCACGTGCCGGTGCCACGCAGCGTGCGCTTCACCGGCCGTTCGGGGGAGCTGCGAGCGCTGGCAGAGGCGCTCGCGTCGCGCGAGACGACTGCCGTCGTGCAGACCATCGCCGGGCTCGGTGGTATCGGCAAGACAACCCTCGCCGTGGAGCACGCGTACCGGCGCAGCGGCGACTACGACGTCGTGTGGTGGGTGCGCGCGGAGGACCCGACCGTGCTCGCCGCAGATATCGCGGCGCTGGCCGGCCCGCTCGGCCTCGTATCCGGTGCGTTCGACCAGTCCGAGTCGCTCGCCGCGGTGCGGCGGTGGCTGGAGGGGCACTCTCGCTGGTTGCTCGTGTTCGACAACGCGGAGACGCCGGAGGCGGTCGAGCCCTACCTGCCGCGCCGACGAACCGGGCACGTGCTCGTCACATCGCGGAACCAACACTGGCCGGACGCCGACATGCTCCCGCTCGCGGTACCACCGGAGGACGAGGCGATCCAGTTGATCCGGCGCCGGGCGGAGACGCTGAGCGAGCCGGACGCGCGCCGGCTGGCCGAGGCGGTCGGGCGACTGCCGAAGGCGCTGGAGGTGGCGGCCGCGTACATCCGGGCCACCGGCTGCCCGGTCGACGAGTACCTGACCCGGATCGACGTGGCCGGGTTGTTTAAGGCGTCTTTCGTCCGAGTGGACGAGGACGCCGACGCGGCGGCGCTCCTCGACGCGTGCGCGCTGCTCGCGCCGGAGGACATCCCCCGGCCCCTGCTCGTGCGCCTCGTCGGCGACGCGGCACGGACGGACAAGGCGATCCGGACGCTGCGCGCCTACTCGCTCGTGGATGTCGCCGGCGATGCGGTTTCGCTGCACCGCCTCGTCCAGCACGAGCGTCGGGATCGGATCGGGCCGGAACGGATGGCGGCGGCACGCGCGAGGGTGGTGCGGGCGCTTGATGAGGCGCTCCCCGAGCGGCACGACGACGTCGCGGCATGGCCGACGTTCGCCCGGCTGTTGCCGCACGTGCTGACCGCGGTCCCGGGCTCGGAGTCCGCTGCCGCCGTGAGCGTCCTAGCCCGGGCTGGCAACTACCAGTTGGAGGTTGCCGACTTCGCGGGCGCGCGAGCAACATCCGAACGCGCCTTGACGATCGCCGAGAGCACGGCCGGACCCGCGGACCCGGGCACAGCAGCGACGCTCGGCAATCTCGCGATGGTCCTGGAGGCGCTCGGCGACGCGGCGGGGGCGCGCCCATTGCTGGAGCGGGCGCTGGCGATCCGGGAGGCGGCGCTGGGGCCAGCACACCCCGAGGTGGCGACCGACCTGAGCAATCTGGCAATGGTGCTGTACGCGTTGGCGGACACGGCGGGCGCGCGGCCGTTGCTGGAGCGGGCGCTGGCGATCGACGAGGCGGCGAGGGGGCCGGCGCACCCGGAGGTGGCGACGGACCTGAGCAATCTGGCGATGGTGCTGCGCGCGCTAGGGGATGCGGTGGGGGCGCGGCCGTTGCTGGAGCGGGCGTTAGCGATCGACGAGGCGGCGCTGGGGCCGGCGCACCCGAAGGTCGCGACGGACCTGAGCAATCTGGCGATGGTGCTGCGCGCGTTGGGGGATGCGGTGGGGGCGCGGCCGTTGCTGGAGCGGGCGCTGGCGATCAACGAGGCAGCGCTGGGGCCTGGCCACCCACGGGTGGCGACGACCCTGAGCAACCTGGCAACGGTGCTGTACGCGTTGGGGGATGCGGTGGGGGCGCGGCCGTTGCTGGAGCGGGCGCTCACGATCGATGAGGCGGCGCTGGGGCCGGCGCACCCGGAGGTGGCGACGACCCTGGGCAACCTTGCACTGGTGTTGAAGGCGGTGGGGGACGCGCCGGGGGCGCGGCCGTTGCTGGAGCGGGCGCTGGCCATCGAGGAGGCGGCGCTTGGGCCGGCGCACCCGAAGGTAGCGACGATCGTGGGGAACCTGGCGACGGTGCTCCACGCGCTGGGGGAGGCCGTGGGGGCGCGGCTGTTGCTGGAGCGGGCGCTCACGATCGATGAGGCGGTGCTGGGGCCGGCGCACCCGAAGGTCGCGACGGACCTAGGCAACCTGGCACTGGTGTTGAAGGCGTTGGGGGACGCGGCGGGGGCGCGGCCGTTGCTGGAGCGCGCACTGGCGATCGAGGAGGCGGCGCTGGGGCCGGCGCACCCGAAGGTGGCGACGGCACTGGGCAACCTGGCGCTGGTGTTGAAGGCGTTGGGGGACGCGGCGGGGGCGCGGCCGTTGCTGGAGCGGGCGCTGGAAATCAAGGAGGCGGCGCTGGGGCCGGCGCACCCGGCGGTGGCGACGACGCTGGGCAACCTGGCGACGGTGCTGGCGGCGTTGGGCGACGCGGCGGGGGCGCGGCCGTTGCTGGAGCGGGCGCTGGCGATCCACCGACGGATCGCGCCGGACGGGCGCGACGCCGAACGCACGGCGGCGCGGCTCGCCGCGCTGGACGAGAACGCCACGCGCGAACGCCACCGGGTCGCGGTCGACCTGGCGAACGCGCTGCTCGCGGCGCGGATCGTCGCCGAACCGGACGACCTCGACGTCCGCGCCGCCGCCGTCGTCGTGCCGACGCCGCAGGGGCCGGTGACGGTCCAGGTGGTCGCGCCCGCTCGGCTCGACGCCGGCGCGCTTGTCACACCGCCCCCGGGTCACGGCCTCGTCGTCGTGGCCGACGCCGTCCCGGAGTGGTTCCGTCACGAGCTGCGGCGCAGGGGCTGGGGGTGGCTCGACCGGCGCGGGCACCTCCGCGTGGTCGCCCCAGGGCTGGACATCGAGACGGACCTGGCGACCGCCACGACCCGTCAGCGGCGGCGTCGGCTGTTCAGCGCGGTCGGTACGGACGTGGCGTTCGAGCTGCTCGTGCACCCCGAGGAGAAGGCGACGGTGCGCGGCCTCGCGCGCGCGACCGGACGCTCCCCATCGCAGGTGTCGACGGTGCTGGCCGCATTCCGGGAGAACGGCTTCGTCACCGCGGACGGCGCGGTAGCCGCGACCGAACTGTTCCCCGAGCTGGCGGCACACTGGCGTCCGGAACGCCACCACGTCGACGCGCTGCCGCAGCCCGGCGACCCGGTGCTCGCCTCGGAGCAGTGGGTCCTGACCGACACGGCGGCGGCCGTGGCCTGGGGCGTGCCGCTGGTCACGCGCGCGGACGCACCACCCGACTTCTACGTCCCCTCGGAAGACGTGCTGCGACACGCCCGCCGCGTGCTCGGCGAGATCGTGCCCGGCCGGCACGCGTGCACCGTCGCCATGCCACCCGCTCGGGGGGTGTTGCGCCACGCCGTGCCGGGCGACGACGGAAGGCTTCGTGCGCACCCCCTCGCCGTCGCGCTCGACCTCGCGACCGACTCGCGCGGACGCGAGGCGCTGGCGTCGTGGGACCCGCCAGCGGGGTACCTCCGTGTCTGGTGA
- a CDS encoding HAMP domain-containing sensor histidine kinase, with the protein MSTASPWWAPDRSLRTRLVAVVLLAVTVAVSGVVMVAFFAVRRELAAPLDRQLRRQTADLQRQAAAARFDPFGVTLRTRVGEIGGYAQVVDAAGRTGGAQDVPLPVSRADLAVASGTRAEVLRDVRINGTRARMLTRPLLRGYAVQVALPQTTVQRQLRGIATAFALLAAVGVGLAAALAWASAQAALAPVSDLTSTVERVAATRDLTLRIDASRHDELGRLATSFNTMLAALQQSAGAQRQLVADASHELRTPLASLRTNVEVLQRLDELPADVREEVLAAIVGQVDELTALVSDVVELARGEEPAEALEDVALDEVVQHAAERARRNWPTAAIDVETEPVVVRGVARRLDRAVTNLLDNAAKFSGADARVEVRLAADGRLTVRDHGPGVPADALPHVFSRFYRAEEARALPGSGLGLAIVQQAAAAHGGRVALRNAPDGGTVAELRLPPVPPGPPGPPSS; encoded by the coding sequence GTGAGCACCGCGTCGCCGTGGTGGGCGCCGGACCGTTCGCTGCGGACCCGCCTCGTCGCGGTCGTGCTGCTCGCCGTGACGGTCGCGGTGAGCGGCGTCGTCATGGTGGCGTTCTTCGCGGTGCGCCGGGAGCTGGCCGCGCCGCTGGACCGGCAGCTCCGCCGGCAGACGGCCGACCTCCAGCGGCAGGCGGCGGCGGCGCGGTTCGACCCGTTCGGTGTGACGCTGCGCACCCGTGTCGGTGAGATCGGCGGCTACGCGCAGGTGGTCGACGCCGCCGGCCGCACCGGCGGCGCGCAGGACGTGCCGCTGCCGGTGAGCCGCGCCGACCTCGCCGTCGCCTCCGGCACCCGCGCCGAGGTGCTCCGCGACGTCCGCATCAACGGCACCCGCGCCCGGATGCTCACCCGCCCGCTGCTGCGCGGCTACGCCGTGCAGGTGGCGTTGCCGCAGACGACGGTGCAACGCCAGCTCCGCGGCATCGCGACGGCGTTCGCGCTGCTCGCGGCGGTCGGCGTCGGCCTCGCCGCCGCGCTGGCCTGGGCGTCGGCCCAGGCCGCGCTCGCGCCGGTGAGCGACCTCACCAGCACCGTCGAACGCGTCGCCGCGACGCGCGACCTGACGTTGCGCATCGACGCGTCGCGGCACGACGAGCTGGGCCGGCTGGCGACGAGCTTCAACACCATGCTCGCGGCGTTGCAGCAGTCGGCGGGCGCGCAGCGGCAGCTCGTCGCCGACGCCTCGCACGAGCTGCGCACGCCGCTCGCCAGCCTGCGCACCAACGTCGAGGTGCTGCAACGCCTCGACGAGCTGCCGGCGGACGTCCGCGAGGAGGTGCTGGCGGCGATCGTCGGGCAGGTCGACGAGTTGACCGCGCTGGTGTCGGACGTGGTGGAGCTGGCGCGCGGCGAGGAGCCGGCGGAGGCGCTGGAGGACGTGGCGCTGGACGAGGTCGTGCAGCACGCCGCCGAGCGGGCCCGGCGCAACTGGCCGACGGCGGCGATCGACGTCGAGACCGAGCCGGTGGTCGTGCGCGGCGTCGCCCGGCGCCTCGACCGCGCCGTGACGAACCTCCTCGACAACGCCGCCAAGTTCTCCGGCGCGGACGCCCGGGTCGAGGTCCGCCTGGCCGCCGACGGCCGGCTCACCGTCCGCGACCACGGGCCGGGCGTGCCGGCCGACGCGCTGCCGCACGTGTTCTCCCGGTTCTACCGGGCGGAGGAGGCGCGGGCGCTGCCCGGCTCCGGGCTCGGCCTGGCGATCGTGCAGCAGGCGGCGGCCGCCCACGGCGGCCGGGTGGCGTTGCGCAACGCCCCCGACGGCGGCACCGTCGCCGAGCTCCGGCTGCCGCCGGTGCCGCCGGGACCGCCGGGGCCGCCGTCGTCGTAA
- a CDS encoding response regulator transcription factor, whose translation MSDPARVLVVDDDPALREALTRALRLDGYDVTAVSNGLKALEAVATSAPDVLVLDLMMPVVGGLEVCRRLRAKGDRTPILVLTARDEVGDRVAGLDAGADDYLVKPFALDELRARLRALLRRSRPPEEEGGGVVALADLTLDPDTREVRRGDRWIELTRTEFALLELLVRNAGRVLPRDVIIDRVWGYELEPASNSLEVFVGYLRRKTEAAGEPRLIHTVRGVGYTAREPQ comes from the coding sequence ATGAGCGACCCGGCCAGGGTGCTCGTCGTCGACGACGACCCCGCGTTGCGGGAGGCGCTGACGCGGGCACTCCGGCTGGACGGCTACGACGTGACCGCCGTCTCCAACGGCCTCAAGGCGCTGGAGGCGGTGGCCACGTCCGCGCCGGACGTGCTGGTGCTGGACCTGATGATGCCGGTGGTCGGCGGGCTGGAGGTCTGCCGGCGGCTGCGCGCCAAGGGCGACCGGACGCCGATCCTCGTGCTCACCGCGCGCGACGAGGTCGGCGACCGCGTCGCCGGCCTGGACGCGGGGGCCGACGACTACCTGGTGAAGCCGTTCGCGCTGGACGAGCTGCGGGCACGGCTGCGGGCGCTGCTGCGGCGCAGCCGCCCTCCGGAGGAGGAGGGGGGCGGCGTCGTCGCGCTCGCCGATCTCACCCTCGACCCGGACACGCGCGAGGTCCGCCGCGGCGACCGGTGGATCGAGCTGACCCGCACCGAGTTCGCGCTGCTCGAGCTGCTGGTGCGCAACGCCGGCCGGGTGCTGCCGCGCGACGTCATCATCGACCGGGTGTGGGGGTACGAGCTGGAGCCGGCGTCGAACTCCCTCGAGGTGTTCGTCGGCTACCTGCGCCGCAAGACCGAGGCGGCGGGCGAGCCGCGGCTGATCCACACCGTCCGCGGCGTCGGCTACACGGCACGCGAGCCGCAGTGA
- a CDS encoding trypsin-like peptidase domain-containing protein, which produces MESHPPFTFDESPDAPTAVLDTPAAPPAAPYHYAPPAPAERPRPRYLAIAALATVCAMAGGVGGVVVGRELAPARTTTVTLGGSGSTDAVTPVQAAEPRSYVAVAAKVLPSVVSINVSTQLGGGTGSGVVIKSDGYILTNNHVVGDATSIRVTFNDGSTATARLVGADAASDLAVVKADKTGLPAATLGSSAAVRVGDQVLAVGSPLGLSGTVTAGIVSALNRPVNTTDQGSFGRPSVATVIDAIQTDAAINPGNSGGALVNLAGQVIGINSAIATNGGSNGNIGVGFAIPIDQAKVIATQLIETGRASRAQMGVSVGQATTADGETRAVLQAVTPGGPAERAGLRAGDVIVQIGDQRVTGADALIAAVRKHAPGETVTVTYERDGARHTTTVRLTDAAAG; this is translated from the coding sequence ATGGAGAGCCACCCGCCGTTCACGTTCGACGAGTCGCCTGACGCGCCGACCGCCGTCCTCGACACGCCCGCCGCGCCGCCGGCGGCGCCGTACCACTACGCGCCGCCGGCGCCGGCCGAGCGCCCCCGCCCGCGCTACCTCGCGATCGCCGCGCTCGCCACGGTGTGCGCGATGGCGGGCGGCGTCGGCGGCGTGGTCGTGGGGCGCGAGCTGGCGCCGGCGCGGACGACGACGGTGACGCTCGGCGGCTCCGGCTCGACCGACGCCGTAACGCCGGTGCAGGCGGCCGAGCCGCGGTCCTACGTCGCGGTCGCGGCGAAGGTGCTGCCCTCGGTCGTGTCGATCAACGTCTCCACGCAGCTCGGCGGCGGCACCGGCAGCGGGGTCGTCATCAAGAGCGACGGCTACATCCTCACCAACAACCATGTGGTCGGCGACGCCACGTCGATCCGGGTGACGTTCAACGACGGCAGCACCGCGACCGCGCGGCTGGTCGGCGCGGACGCGGCGAGCGACCTCGCGGTCGTCAAGGCCGACAAGACCGGCCTGCCCGCGGCGACGCTCGGCTCGTCCGCGGCGGTGCGCGTCGGCGACCAGGTGCTCGCGGTCGGCTCCCCGCTCGGCCTCTCCGGCACGGTCACGGCCGGCATCGTGTCCGCGCTGAACCGGCCGGTCAACACCACCGACCAGGGGTCGTTCGGGCGCCCGTCGGTGGCGACGGTGATCGACGCGATCCAGACCGACGCCGCGATCAACCCCGGCAACTCCGGCGGCGCGCTGGTCAACCTCGCCGGCCAGGTCATCGGCATCAACAGCGCGATCGCCACCAACGGCGGCAGCAACGGCAACATCGGCGTCGGCTTCGCGATCCCGATCGACCAGGCGAAGGTCATCGCCACCCAGCTCATCGAGACGGGCCGCGCGAGCCGGGCGCAGATGGGCGTCTCGGTCGGTCAGGCGACGACGGCGGACGGCGAGACCCGGGCGGTGCTCCAGGCGGTGACGCCGGGCGGCCCGGCGGAGCGGGCGGGGCTGCGCGCCGGCGACGTCATCGTGCAGATCGGCGACCAGCGGGTGACGGGCGCGGACGCCCTGATCGCGGCGGTCCGCAAGCACGCGCCGGGGGAGACGGTAACCGTGACGTACGAGCGGGACGGCGCGCGGCACACTACGACCGTGCGACTCACGGACGCCGCCGCGGGATGA
- a CDS encoding ATP-binding protein — MPFGFEETHLWLDSLGATGPHATERDWLRVAYHRFRESAALLAAEIPSDLRDYTVHDVTHLDALWDMADLIAGPSISLTPTEAFVLGGAFLIHDLGMGLAAWPGGIADLIAQPDWNDILAATFRDIYGTSPTPEDLQDPPPDALRTAKEVALREKHALHAADLALISWTAQGSGERYQLIDDTDLRNTYGHLIGQLAASHWWSVDAMADKFSGPILGAPVTVPDAWTVDPLKLACLLRTSDAAHIDARRAPAFLRVIRRPGGGSDEHWAFQGHLQRPRREDDRLVYTASTPFRLDEAPAWWLCFETLQMIDRELHGVDNLLAERSRDRFAARNVKGADGPTRLSSLVPTVGWTPVDSRVVVSNVGLLVRMLGGKELYGDQPHVALRELIQNATDATLALHAALGVPPQPVDVALRQEEDVWWLDVADSGIGMSEAVMVGPLLDFGRSYWGSQLMRRETPGLAAGNFRSIGQYGIGFFSVFMLGDQVRVTTRRYDEASSATRVLEFEQGLKSRPILRPATASEQRHSGGTVISVRLKTAPRDEGGLLTWRGTVSTPRCESCAPG, encoded by the coding sequence GTGCCCTTCGGATTCGAAGAAACACACCTTTGGCTTGATTCGCTCGGCGCAACTGGACCTCACGCTACCGAGCGTGATTGGTTAAGGGTAGCGTATCACCGTTTTCGCGAATCGGCCGCTCTTCTGGCTGCCGAGATCCCGAGCGACCTCCGAGACTATACCGTGCATGACGTAACGCACCTCGACGCTCTGTGGGACATGGCGGACCTAATCGCAGGTCCGTCAATCTCTCTGACGCCAACCGAAGCTTTCGTGCTAGGCGGGGCTTTCCTTATTCATGACCTTGGGATGGGCCTTGCCGCATGGCCCGGCGGTATTGCGGACCTAATTGCTCAGCCAGATTGGAACGATATCCTGGCGGCCACGTTTCGCGACATCTATGGCACCAGTCCTACACCCGAGGACCTTCAGGATCCTCCGCCTGACGCGTTACGGACGGCCAAGGAGGTTGCCCTTCGCGAGAAGCACGCGCTGCACGCAGCTGATCTCGCTCTTATTAGTTGGACTGCGCAGGGGTCTGGCGAGCGGTACCAGTTAATTGATGACACAGACCTGCGCAACACCTACGGCCATCTAATCGGCCAGCTCGCCGCCAGCCATTGGTGGTCCGTCGACGCGATGGCCGACAAGTTCTCTGGCCCAATCCTCGGTGCACCTGTCACCGTCCCCGACGCGTGGACGGTGGATCCGTTGAAGCTGGCGTGCCTCTTACGTACATCAGACGCCGCTCACATCGATGCGAGACGTGCCCCAGCATTCCTTCGAGTTATTAGGCGTCCCGGCGGCGGCTCCGATGAGCATTGGGCCTTCCAGGGCCATCTCCAAAGGCCCCGCAGGGAAGACGATCGACTCGTCTATACGGCTTCGACACCGTTCAGGCTGGATGAAGCGCCTGCATGGTGGTTGTGCTTCGAGACCCTACAGATGATCGATCGTGAGTTGCACGGCGTGGACAACCTGCTCGCGGAACGCTCTCGTGACCGCTTCGCGGCACGCAACGTCAAGGGCGCTGACGGACCAACGCGACTCAGTTCACTTGTCCCGACGGTAGGATGGACACCCGTAGATTCCCGCGTAGTCGTGAGCAATGTAGGTCTTCTAGTGCGAATGCTTGGAGGGAAGGAACTTTACGGCGACCAGCCACATGTCGCACTTCGTGAACTGATACAGAATGCCACGGACGCCACGCTTGCCCTGCATGCTGCATTAGGAGTCCCACCTCAGCCAGTCGACGTGGCCCTTCGCCAGGAAGAAGACGTGTGGTGGTTGGATGTCGCCGATTCTGGCATCGGCATGTCGGAGGCCGTAATGGTGGGGCCACTGCTCGACTTTGGCCGAAGCTACTGGGGATCCCAGTTGATGCGGCGAGAGACGCCCGGACTAGCGGCGGGAAACTTCAGGTCGATTGGCCAGTACGGAATCGGCTTTTTTTCAGTGTTCATGCTCGGGGACCAGGTACGCGTAACGACGCGTCGTTACGACGAAGCCTCGTCGGCAACGCGTGTGCTCGAGTTCGAACAAGGATTGAAGTCACGGCCAATCCTGCGTCCTGCAACGGCAAGCGAGCAACGGCATTCCGGTGGGACCGTCATTTCGGTGAGGCTGAAAACGGCCCCCCGCGATGAAGGTGGCCTTCTGACGTGGCGGGGTACCGTATCCACGCCTCGCTGCGAAAGTTGTGCGCCTGGTTAG
- a CDS encoding GAF domain-containing sensor histidine kinase — translation MGGNDELRRLLDAILPVASGLSLPEALERIVASACVLAGARYGALGVLGEDQRLERFITVGISADDIAKIGPPPEGHGLLGLLIWDPKPVRLDDIGAHADSYGFPPNHPPMHSFLGVPVLVRERVFGNLYLTEKQGAPAFTAADEELVVGLAAVAGVAIDNARLHARVRDVAILEDRERIARDLHDTVIQRLYATGMTLTATLRYAVKPEVTERIRGAIDDLDTTMRDIRSTIFALQTADRGEQGLRADVLRLAQRSENALGFAPRVAFDGLVDSVVPEAVGDHLLAALREALTNAARHAKASRVVVEVAVEGDDVVLRVTDDGVGVSATRPGGLGLSNLTERAEVLGGSCTVEPGETGGTVVTWRVPVRG, via the coding sequence GTGGGCGGCAACGACGAGCTGCGGCGACTGCTCGACGCCATTCTCCCCGTCGCGTCGGGCCTCAGCCTGCCGGAGGCGCTGGAACGCATCGTGGCGTCCGCGTGCGTGCTCGCGGGCGCGCGGTACGGCGCGCTCGGCGTGCTCGGCGAGGACCAGCGGCTGGAACGCTTCATCACCGTCGGCATCTCCGCCGACGACATCGCGAAGATCGGCCCGCCGCCCGAGGGGCACGGCCTGCTCGGCCTGCTCATCTGGGACCCGAAGCCGGTGCGCCTCGACGACATCGGCGCCCACGCCGACTCCTACGGCTTCCCGCCGAACCACCCGCCGATGCACTCGTTCCTCGGCGTCCCCGTGCTCGTGCGCGAGCGCGTCTTCGGCAACCTGTACCTCACCGAGAAGCAGGGCGCGCCGGCGTTCACCGCCGCCGACGAGGAGCTGGTCGTCGGCCTCGCCGCAGTCGCCGGCGTCGCCATCGACAACGCCCGCCTGCACGCGCGCGTCCGCGACGTCGCGATCCTCGAGGACCGCGAACGCATCGCGCGCGACCTGCACGACACCGTGATCCAGCGCCTCTACGCGACCGGCATGACGCTGACCGCGACGTTGCGGTACGCCGTGAAGCCCGAGGTCACCGAACGCATCCGTGGCGCCATCGACGACCTCGACACCACCATGCGCGACATCCGTTCGACCATCTTCGCGTTGCAGACCGCCGACCGCGGCGAGCAGGGGCTGCGCGCGGACGTGCTGCGGCTCGCGCAGCGTTCCGAGAACGCGCTCGGCTTCGCGCCGCGCGTGGCGTTCGACGGCCTGGTCGACTCCGTCGTGCCGGAGGCGGTCGGCGACCACCTGCTCGCCGCGCTGCGCGAGGCGCTGACCAACGCAGCCCGCCACGCCAAGGCGTCCCGCGTCGTCGTGGAGGTGGCGGTCGAGGGGGACGACGTCGTGCTGCGGGTCACCGACGACGGCGTCGGCGTCTCCGCGACGCGCCCCGGCGGCCTCGGCCTGTCGAACCTCACCGAACGCGCCGAGGTGCTCGGCGGCTCCTGCACCGTCGAGCCCGGCGAGACCGGCGGCACCGTCGTGACGTGGCGCGTCCCCGTCCGCGGCTGA